The following are from one region of the Penaeus vannamei isolate JL-2024 chromosome 28, ASM4276789v1, whole genome shotgun sequence genome:
- the LOC138867034 gene encoding uncharacterized protein, with amino-acid sequence MGLPSQDKAESSEAQWNNLRKAVYSSAKEMLGYLQRQCQNWFVDNDDRWREYSLGLLNRPSVDNTAIHRLNQRPTCSDLDIPPTEAELIVALKLVSNVNAPGADSILLSFSKTVAMHFIVNLFSSKPTGRPAIYHKTRDTTVITISNHLESLRTVLESQPTFDTIDHDALRHILAKYSCSPKLLAIIKGFHIGMKLRTQMPLRCYMVSNNAVFSPQCFLASLIQRICELLYADDSALVAHSLEDIQEVMDDLAKSSAEFGLTINAQKTEVLYQQLPGQPHVPANVLLNGTPTKRRYLGTMMPVRNHLDAELDWRIKSMSPIFARLKDQAWSQKDLNRSTKIRVYRAVVMPTVVVFCRDLHTLSETIPSAGSASPATPADYPRDFPGRTG; translated from the exons ATGGGTTTGCCCAGCCAAGACAAGGCCGAGTCAAGTGAAGCACAGTGGAACAACCTCAGAAAAGCAGTTTACTCTTCTGCTAAAGAAATGCTGGGTTACCTACAACGCCAATGTCAGAACTGGTTTGTGGATAATGACGACAGGTGGCGGGAGTACTCTCTAGGGCTCCTCAATCGGCCATCGGTGGACAACACCGCTATTCATAGGTTAAACCAACGTCCCACTTGCAGCGATCTAGACATACCACCTACTGAGGCAGAGCTCATTGTTGCGCTGAAGCTGGTGAGCAATGTCAATGCTCCTGGTGCTGACAGTATCCTGCTGAGTTTTTCAAAAACAGTGGCCATGCACTTCATCGTGAACTTATTCTCTTCCAAACCTACTGGGAGGCCGGCAATCTACCACAAGACCCGTGATACAACAGTTATCACAATCTCCAAT CACCTAGAATCTTTGAGGACAGTGCTGGAGAGCCAGCCCACATTTGATACAATTGATCATGACGCCCTGCGGCACATTCTGGCAAAGTACAGCTGCTCACCGAAACTACTCGCCATAATCAAGGGTTTCCACATTGGCATGAAACTTAGAACTCAGATGCCTTTGAGGTGCTACATGGTGTCAAATAATGCTGTGTTCTCGCCCCAATGCTTTTTGGCCT CTCTGATCCAACGTATCTGTGAACTGCTATATGCTGACGACTCTGCGCTCGTGGCTCACTCGCTTGAGGACATCCAGGAAGTAATGGATGACCTTGCAAAATCATCAGCAGAGTTTGGCCTTACAATCAACGCCCAAAAGACTGAGGTACTTTACCAACAACTACCTGGCCAACCTCATGTTCCAGCAAACGTCCTGCTGAATGGGACCCCAACTAAACGACGTTACCTAGGAACAATGATGCCAGTGCGGAACCACCTGGACGCAGAGCTGGACTGGCGCATCAAGTCTATGTCACCAATCTTTGCGAGACTAAAGGATCAAGCGTGGAGTCAGAAAGATCTGAATAGAAGCACGAAGATAAGGGTATACCGGGCTGTGGTCATGCCAACGGTTGTTGTGTTCTGCCGAGACTTGCACACTTTATCGGAGACTATTCCATCGGCTGGAAGTGCTTCACCAGCAACACCTGCGGACTATCCTAGGGATTTCCCTGGAAGGACCGGGTGA